AAGCGTTCCCTCGAGCTTTTTGCCGTTGTTGCTGAAGGGATTTTGTATCACGCCAAACTCCGCGCCAATTATGTGGCTTATTGAATCACCAACTGTCAGGATCATTATTGAAGCCAGCGCAATGTTTTCATTGAATAATTTTAGGCTGAGCAATGCGCCTATCATAAAAAACAGCATGCCGCTGCCAGGGAAGGCTTTTATGTTTTCTTCCCTTTCAAACCTGTCCAGGAACCATCCTACCAGTGGAAGCCTGATGTATTTGCTTATTAAAGAGAGCAAAAACCCGACAATGATGAGCAGGAAAATTGCCATGTCTGTCAATACGCCAATGTAAATAAGATAGACAACAGCAAGGCCGAAGATAAGATGCAAGATCTGCCTTCTTAATTCCAGGTTGTTCATAAAGGTCGAGAATGGAGTTTGATTTAAAAAAGTAACTATATTGTTTATTTGTAAATATTGTCATGATGGTCAAAATCTATGAATTTTATTTTATTCTCTTCTATGATAAACTTAAAAACAAGGACGAAATGACCAACATGAACCCGCTTCTTATCTTTCATGCCATATTCGAGATTTTTGTAATGCTCGACGTCTGAAGAATTTACGATCTCTTCAATTTTCTTAAAAACCTGCATGTATAATTGCCTGTCTTTTTTTGACAGCTTATTGAGAATTCTTTGTAAATAAGGAATAATCTCATAAGAATGCATTTTTTATCCCTCGATTATTTTTCTCAATTCTGCAATATTTTTAAAAGGTATGCCTTTTTCTTTTTCTATTCTCTTTAACTTTTTAATGTACTCGGGCCTTAATTCGGGTTCTATATTCTCTTCGAACTTGTCTATTACAAAATTAACTGCATCTGACTTATTTTTAAACCCGAACTTGCCCTTTACAATAGTCAAGATCCTGTCTTCATATTCCCCTAGATTTATTATCGCCTGCACCATTTTTGCCTCCTTGTTATAAATTATTATAATTTATTATGAAATATAATGAATTATTATATAAAGCTTTCGGTTTTGAGCATAGCGAGAAACTGAAAGCTAGGAACACAAAGCCGAAGGCGTTGACTCTGCTTTCGGTTTTATTCTTTTTCTGCCATTTTCCAGATTGTTTCGAATAGATCTTTGTAGCTTTGCGCCAGTCCTTTGCTTCTTATTAGAACAGCAAAGATTGGCTTAGTGGCATAAGAGACCTGTATAATTTTATCATTGTAAATCCACAAATCAACAGGGCTTAAATAAGATCCTTCTGAGATAAACTTTCCTGCGCCATAATATTCCCTTAAGTAATCTTTTTGTTTTCTGATTTTAGGATCCCAAAGGCATCTGGCTTTTATATTGAAGTCTTTCTTCTTTTTCTGGAAGATGAACCAATAAGGGCCTAAAACTTCTTTTAGCATTCCAGAAGCAAATGCCAAATATGTGCCATTTGGTCTCAATTCCTTCAACATATTTTCTAAAATTGTTTTATACCCCTTTAACCCCTGATAGATCGTCGCTTCCTGCTGCTCTTCTTCTGACATTTTCTTTCTAATCTTCAACTCAGGCAGCATCTTTTGCATTTCTTCTCTTTCTTCTTCGAGCTGCCTCTTTTTCTCGTCAATATAGTCGAGCAATCTTTCTGGCTCAGCTGCCTGAAAATATTTTTTATTTGCTTTTTTAACATAACTTACAAGGCCTTTCTTTTGCAATCTTTCCAGACTTTCGTACACCTTTGAGCTATTGATGCCTATTGCTTTGATAAGAGGGCCTGATGTTGACTCGCCTTTCTCCAATAATGCCAAATACACTTTGATCTCATTCTTTGTCAGCCCTGCTTTTTCAAGTGTTTCTGTGTTCATGCAAACCAACAAGTATTTCTTATATATAAATCTTTCCCCCTTAAAGGAGTAGCGAGAATTTATATGCATTATAATGTATTCATTGTATGGTGATTAAAAATGGATCATGATATAACGGTATATAAGGTTAAACAATATGAAAAGAGAAGCAAGAATAAAAGCAGTTCCACAAGAAGGTTAGACGAATTTATTACATTTAGAGACTTAGAAGAATTTATTTTGAGTTATTCCAATGATTTTGTCCCTCCGTTAGCATCCAGGGGAAATTTAATAGATACCCTTAAAGCTATCGCAAATCATGGCGGATCATACTATACTGAAATAAATGGGAATATTATTGCAGCGGTTACTTACATCAAGAACAACAAACGTCATTCGGCATACATACCTTATATTGTTACTGATAAAGACTACAGAGGACAAAATTATATGAAGAATTTAATTACTCTAACAATGAAATATTTTGCAGCAAAAAGGTATAACAAACTTTGGCTTGAAACGTGGTCCACTAATAAAGTTGCATTGAATTTATTCAAAAAATTGGGTTTTAAAATTGTAGAAAGAACAAAGAACGGCAGGCTGGATGGTGTTGATAATATAAAACTTGAAGCGTTACTCAAGACAAAGTGAAATAAAATGACTGGCACTAAACATATTAATCCTCTAAATAAATATCTTCGCTATTTAACCAAAAAATTAAACGCTGTAAACCCGCCTGATACGATCAAGGTAACTATAATCCCTGCAATTGCAACGCCCAGAGAGATCGCTAAAAATGATTTCCACTTATCCAGCTCAAAAAACCATGCTGCCAAGGCTCCTGTATATGCTCCTGTTGCAGGAAATGGAATTGCGACAAATATCATTAATCCGATATAGCCCCACTTATCAATGCTCTTATGCGCTTTTCTTCTTGTCCTATCCAGAAAGCCGTCAAATGTTTTTTTGTAGAGCCTGGATTTCATAAAATGATCGTGTACGTACCCTAAAAAGAAGTAAACAACAGGGACAACAAGAATATTTGCGATAACAGAGGCAAAATAAACGAGAAAGATGTTAAGACCGGCGTATAATCCAATAGGAATTCCGCCCCTTAACTCTGATATCGGCAGGAAGCTCCAGATCATTGCTTTGATTAATGCGTCCATTTTATTTGAGGGTTATTTTTTTAATCTTTTCTTTTACATAACCGGCTTTTATTAAATCTTTTATTAAATCACCTATATTGATGAATTTTCTTTCAACTTCCGCATAAATCCTGTTGTTTTTTATAAAGGTTTTCTTATATTTATTCCTGAAATTTTCAGCATGCATTGCTGCCTTTAACGGAGGGCCTTCATGAATCTTTGTCCTGCTTAAGATCCCGTTTTTAACTAAGAACCACATGATGGTTTTTTTATCATTGAATTCCCAGCCTGAATCTTCCAGCTGGAAATCATTAAGCCCGATTTCTTTTTTAATGAAATCAAAAACTTTCAATAGCTTGCTTCCTATTATGTCTTCTTTCCCTTCCAGCGGAATGGCTTCAAGAACAACTGCCCCTTTCTTAATCTCCATTTTCTTTTTAACAAAAAAATCCTTTGAAGGCGATTTTAAAAACAAAGCAGCAGCTTCCCTGAATTCCTCTATCCTTTCTTTTCTTAATGCAGCTGCTGCATTTCTGCCTTTCTGCAGAGGATCAATTATAATCAAAGGCGAAAGCTTTGACTTGTTTATGTCAAGCCTTTTATTCCTATAATAATGCATTACATCGATTATTTCGCCATCTTTCCATTCAAGAGAATTCTTTAATAAATTTAAAAATCCCTTGTAACATATCACAAGAATATCGATTATATGGCCGCTGAAGCCTCCAATATAGCTTTCTGCGCCATATACGCCCTGAGCTTTGCAGAATAATTTTGCCAACAAAATATCATTCTTAAGATTGCCCATGTGCTTCTTTACCCATGCGACATGCAAAGGAGAAAAGTCTGTTACATTCTTAGCATCACCTGGCTTTTTTATGCCCAAAACAGGAATGATTTCGTAGTTTATGCTGTTTTCAATGACTTCAAAATAATCGCGGCTGCCATGGACCCTTCTGGCATTTTTTAAAATCTTTTCCAGATGATCTGATAATTCTTCGCTTTTATACTTCAGGTCAAACTTTACAAACACATCAACATCAAAATCCTTCAAAAAAGTGCCTTTGGCAGCGCTGCCTCCGAGCTG
The sequence above is a segment of the Candidatus Woesearchaeota archaeon genome. Coding sequences within it:
- a CDS encoding addiction module toxin RelE — protein: MHSYEIIPYLQRILNKLSKKDRQLYMQVFKKIEEIVNSSDVEHYKNLEYGMKDKKRVHVGHFVLVFKFIIEENKIKFIDFDHHDNIYK
- a CDS encoding DUF2683 family protein; amino-acid sequence: MVQAIINLGEYEDRILTIVKGKFGFKNKSDAVNFVIDKFEENIEPELRPEYIKKLKRIEKEKGIPFKNIAELRKIIEG
- a CDS encoding ArsR family transcriptional regulator: MNTETLEKAGLTKNEIKVYLALLEKGESTSGPLIKAIGINSSKVYESLERLQKKGLVSYVKKANKKYFQAAEPERLLDYIDEKKRQLEEEREEMQKMLPELKIRKKMSEEEQQEATIYQGLKGYKTILENMLKELRPNGTYLAFASGMLKEVLGPYWFIFQKKKKDFNIKARCLWDPKIRKQKDYLREYYGAGKFISEGSYLSPVDLWIYNDKIIQVSYATKPIFAVLIRSKGLAQSYKDLFETIWKMAEKE
- a CDS encoding GNAT family N-acetyltransferase, which encodes MDHDITVYKVKQYEKRSKNKSSSTRRLDEFITFRDLEEFILSYSNDFVPPLASRGNLIDTLKAIANHGGSYYTEINGNIIAAVTYIKNNKRHSAYIPYIVTDKDYRGQNYMKNLITLTMKYFAAKRYNKLWLETWSTNKVALNLFKKLGFKIVERTKNGRLDGVDNIKLEALLKTK
- a CDS encoding small multi-drug export protein; the encoded protein is MDALIKAMIWSFLPISELRGGIPIGLYAGLNIFLVYFASVIANILVVPVVYFFLGYVHDHFMKSRLYKKTFDGFLDRTRRKAHKSIDKWGYIGLMIFVAIPFPATGAYTGALAAWFFELDKWKSFLAISLGVAIAGIIVTLIVSGGFTAFNFLVK
- a CDS encoding nucleotidyltransferase domain-containing protein yields the protein MFEDAIKENKVENEKEVFVKIDAFINKIKKSIKKNRIKAVVQLGGSAAKGTFLKDFDVDVFVKFDLKYKSEELSDHLEKILKNARRVHGSRDYFEVIENSINYEIIPVLGIKKPGDAKNVTDFSPLHVAWVKKHMGNLKNDILLAKLFCKAQGVYGAESYIGGFSGHIIDILVICYKGFLNLLKNSLEWKDGEIIDVMHYYRNKRLDINKSKLSPLIIIDPLQKGRNAAAALRKERIEEFREAAALFLKSPSKDFFVKKKMEIKKGAVVLEAIPLEGKEDIIGSKLLKVFDFIKKEIGLNDFQLEDSGWEFNDKKTIMWFLVKNGILSRTKIHEGPPLKAAMHAENFRNKYKKTFIKNNRIYAEVERKFINIGDLIKDLIKAGYVKEKIKKITLK